The following DNA comes from Oncorhynchus masou masou isolate Uvic2021 chromosome 21, UVic_Omas_1.1, whole genome shotgun sequence.
tgttcaggagtcttatggcttgggggtagaagctgttcagaagcctcttggaccgagagaacagtccatgactagggtggctggagtctttgacaatttttagggccttcctctgacaccgcctggtacagaggtcttggatggcaggaatcttgggccaagtgatgtactgagccgttcgctctaccctctgtagtgccttggggtcggaggccgagcagttgacataccaggcagtgatgcaatcagtcaggatgctctcgatggtgcagctgtagaacctttagaGGATCTTattacccatgccaaatcttttcagtctcctgagggggaataggttttgtcgtgcccgcttcacgactgtcttggtgtgcttggaccatgttagtttgttggtgatgtggacaccaaggagcctgaagctctcaacctgctccactgcagccctgtcgatgagaatgggggcgtgcccagtcctctttttcctgtagtccacaatcatctcctttgtcttgaggTATGCTAACGCTCTGAGATATGCTAACGCTTCATCACCACTTCACACATAAAGGTTATGCTAACAGTATGCTACGCTATATCACTACATTCCCCTCAAGGTGAGGGACGAGGGGAGAGCTTCATTCAAATGAATTCAGTCAGGGTCTCAACATACTACTGAGAGTAAGAATAGTAGAAGGTACAAGGTGCAATTTTGACATTTGGTTGTGCATTAGCAGTTTTTTTCTCATTATGAtggtcactgacagtcactcattTAGCCCATGGCAGCTAACAATTTTTAGCTTGGTAAGTTAGTCCATTCAGCTATTTAAATTTGTTGTAATCATGGCCGAATAATggcaaatgtgtagaattgcagaaaattaaCTTTAAAATTATAATAAGTCTCTACACTCTCGcatagggcccccaaaaggctagggccggcCAACACCCACTCCTGACCAACACCCAGGGGAAATACCCTGACCCCTCGCTCTTTCTCTTCTTACCCATAACGCATTATTTATGACATGTTGTTTCAATACAGCAATACAACTCTACAGGGAGACAATGCAgctatttggactattttctatgTGAATTTTGCACACTTAGGGTGTAAATAGTATTGTTCACGGTCACTTCTGCTGCAGACATTTATTCTATAGAATTTAGAATGTCCAGCGGTGTTTCTCATACACATTAAGAAAACACTAAACTTTTATGTGCATATTCGCTGACCAACAGAATGCTGTGTCAACTTGTTCCTACATGCCAGTAACAGACTCAGGCAATTGTTGCCTTTTCATGTCTTTATTTGATGttactcggtgtgtgtgtgtgtgtgtgtggtgtgtgtcctaCCAGCCCTGAGTCAGTGCTCTGCACATGTTAACCGTAGTCAGACAGAAACAAAGTCACACGAGACAGATGGCAGAGAGGTATAGAGCCAACCCTGCACCTGGTTCAGATGTGCTGGCTGGAATCTCAAACAGAACAGTGGGACAGACTACACTACAAACACAGGGGATTGTGGAGCTAATTGAAGCCCTTGTGTCCCCTTCCTGTTGTAGCCAGACCCTCAATTACAGACAGCCCTGAGAAAGAAAGCCCTATTATCCATTAAGGCTATACTGTCTGAGAGCGACAGCCATTTATGGCCATCTGGAATTCAGCATGTTCTAATTTAGCAGAGTAAGAGGACTTTGGGAAGACACATgcattaaaaaatataaataattaaGGATATAAGTCTTAGTATTTCAGCATGTGTGGATCGGGACAGTACGGGAAAATAATTCCTTTTTGTGCAATATCTTCAGAAACTAGTTAACAACCTTTCTCCCACTCTGTTCTCACAGCCAATTCTCTGTCCTAACATGAGAGTTCATTACTGGGCGTGAACGCTAACATGAAGATGAAAGGGTTAACTTAGGGGTTAAACTTGGTGAAAACAACAAGAGGAATTGACCAAAAGGCCATGACAAATAAACCCTCCGTGGCCATCAaccatggtgatgatgatgatgatgatgatgatgatattgtgctagctagctagtccTCAATCCAGCATAAATATAGCCCAAACCTTTCTTAGAGTGTGTCATGGAGGGATGCATTTCaaaacctcagaatgtgttaagCATTTACAGCTGATGTTAAAATAGCAAAGCATGTCCCCATCCCCACATGCTATATTTTGTTCCTTTGCTTTGCATTCGCTATATATATCCGTGATGCAGATAAACTAGGTCCACAATGGTACTTTGGACGAAGTGAACCATAACAAAGCGCAAACGAATATCCAACAACTGATTTGTTTCAAAACTCCACAGTCTGTGTGTGATACACAAATGTGTAGAATATGTAGAATATACATTGAaaccaaaaacacattttatgaTATACATGCTTTACTCCAATAGTTGAAATCTACTGACAATACCATAGAAAAGCTACGTTATACAAACACTAACATCATATGAATTACTGTATACTGAAAACACCAATAGGATTGTCACGATAGAGATGCAACCTGTGTGGATAGTTATGAAATCCAATAAGGTACGGTTCATATGACATCGGACCAAACATTAATTTCTAGGGGAATATAAATACACACAGCTACTGAAATCTAAAGCCTCCCAAGCAAAGGATCCCTAGAGAAGGTGAGGAATGGATCTGGCATATCAGATGGTAATGACTAGTCTATTTTCTATTTTCTGATGACTAGTCAAACAGAAAATAGAATCCCAAAAAATAGAAGCACTTTAAACGATTCCATGAGAATTTTGGATTGTGAAGCAAAACTTGCTAACTTCACTATGAAATAGTTACGTTTTTGTTCCACTAACCTAGAGAAGCAATGAAGCAGGTCATGACCTTAACAGTCACCTTGATCATTACAAAACTGCTATTCAAAATTAGTAGTTTCCTCTACACACAGGGTCAAAGGCCCATACTATTCTCACTTATCTAGGATCGATTTCCATATAAATGCACATATGGTTTTGATGAATACCTGGAATGCCTTGGAGGCATTGAAGGTGGCAAATTTGGTTTCATGCTATCACCTCAAACACTGACGAAAACCCAGGACAAAAACCACAAAGGAAAACCCCCGTTGTTCATGATACAATAAAGTTCAGAGCTTTTTAAATTGCCGGGCGTTCCCTTTCACTCCTAACACACCCAGGGACACTGTTCGGCCCATGTCCCCACTGACCTCTTCCACCCCTTCTTTAAACCTTCTTTAAACCTGCCACCCTCAGCAGTGGggcgaggagagagaaggggctcTGTGCTAGCTGTCAGTCATGGCGAACTGCGTTTAAGTCTTTGTGATGCAAACACTTTGGAGATTGACAGAGAGCAGGAAGATTCAATCTCAAAGAGATTCAATCTTAAAAGAAGGATGAAGCCGAAAAGAATGCCTACAGGCCATGTGATATAAGTCTGCAGTAATGGGACCCGACAACGTCAATGAGCATGAGGTTCAAATATTAAAAAAGAGGGTCTTACCTTTATCCTCAACTGTGAAGTAGAAGATATCACTTGTGGCATTGCTACCATCAAGCAGCACGTAGCAAATCTTCATTTCGTCGATATCAGCTGATGACATGAAAGGGTGAATTGGAAATGTAAGGAGGAGAATCTGTACATTCTTTAGAACATCTGAGATGATTACTCCACTTTCTACTGAAGGTTACTTACAGCCCTCAGGCATCACTTTAGATTATGTCAAAGTCAAAGGCATTAAAATACTGATTCTGGCAGGAGTGTGAATACTGGTCTTACTGATATTGTAAACATAATTTGCCCAAAGTACAGAACTTCAATCAATTATGTCAGATTTTAATTTTTAAAATGTTCGTTCACTTTTTCCTcaattgttttttaaattgttaTATATGTCATATTAAATGCTAGTCTTACCTTGTGTGAAGGCCTTGATGCTGTCATTGCCCAGGGCAGTGTTCATGATGAAGCCATGCTGTGGGGCCTCGGCCACGGAGTACTTGAGGACTTTGTGAGGACTGTCTCGATCCTCAGACTTCAGGGCCTTGCTGGTGATTAGGAAGCCAAGGTGGCCGCTATGCAGAACCCTTAGGGACGGGGCAGCCTTGTTGACCACGATCTGGGGGACCCCATTGTCAATAGTGCTGATGTGAATGGTCATCATCTGAGGCTTACGTGTCTCGTACACAGTATCAGGGAATACGTAGAAGTCGTTGTGTGTGCCGTCGGTGACGGTGAACGAGAAGCTGTCCTCATTGGACTCAGTGCCATCGTGCTTGTAGGTGATGAGGTTCTCGTTCAGGtcctgcttggtgaaggtgttgATTGGCTGGGTGCCGTTGAACAGCAACTGGCCATGAACTGGCACCTGGGTGACCACAAAACGCAGCAGGTTGTCTGGGGTGTCACGGTCCTCCACGGTCAACTCGAATGGGGTGATGAGCTTGTTTTCGCCCTCTCCCAACAGAAGCTTATGGACGCTCAGGACAGGTTTCTTGTTGTCTACGTCCGTGATGGACACTCTGAAGGTACGGAAGACCGGGTTGTAGCCGTCCGTCACCTCGAACTCAAAGCTATCCATCTTCATCTCATCGTCTGAGGTGTGGATGTAGTAGATCTTGTTGCCGGCCAGCTGCAGCTGGGTGAAGGTGGAGATGGGCACACCTGGGAGGTCAGTGCATTCAAGGTGGCCTCTGCTAGGGGCACGTGTGATGCTAAAGCTGAGGAACTCATCTGGGCTGTTGATGTCAGTGGTGCTGAGCAGGTCAGTGGTGAGAGTCACTTTGCCCCCTTCTTTTAAGGTCACGCCTTTGTTGATGACATCGGGGAAAACCATGTCGATGCTTCCAATGTTGATGTAGAAGTATCGGTCGATAAGGGGGTTAATGCCATCGGTAACGTCAAACTTAAGCAGGTCACGTACACCCTCCTGGCCCGTATGCACATACTGGATCAGGTTTTTGTCGACTTCGTCTTGAGTGAAGTTCATGTCGAGGGTGATGTTGCCCACAACGTGTCCGAACTTGGTGATACGCTGGAGATAGCCTTGGCTTGGGCCGTAGCGCACAACATAGATGAGCTCTTTGTCTTCCGAGTCCAGATCAGTAGCCTTCAAGACCCTGTTGTTGATTATTTTAGTTTCTCCGATCTCAACCTCCAGTCCATCATTGATGGCCATTCTCGGTGTCTCGTCATCGACAGGAATCACCATGATGAGAATCTTCTTCTCCACTGTGTGTTTCCCGTCTGTGAGCCTAACTTCGAAACTGTCTTCTTTGGTCTCTGAGTCGTCGTGTTCGTAGATGATGTTGGAGGCCTCATTGATCTGTTCCAAGGAGAACCTGACAACAGGGACAGTGCCCGTTGTAAGCTGCTGAACTATCTTGCCATGCTTGGGGTTCTTTATGATCTCAAACTCCAGTTCATCCCCTGGAATGTCTGCATCGGCCGCATTCAGGATGGGTGTGTCGATGACCAGACTCATGCCCTCCATCACGACAAACTCACGGATAAAGATCTCTGGTTTCTCATCATTGGCAGGGATGATGACGATGGGGAAAAAGTGTCGATCAGAGAAGTTGATGCCGTCGGAGCAACGGAAGGTGAACCTGTCTTCCACAGGCTCCACACCTTTGTGGATGCTCTGGACATAGTAGATATGACCGAGGAAGACATCTTTGAAGCTGAAGGCGGTGATGGCGGTGCCTGCTCTGGACTTCTCAGAACCTGGAGCTGGGGAGATATTCTCCACGTACCCGGATGTTGATTGGACAATAACGGTGCACAGGATGTCATTGTTGTCTGTGTCCATATCCTCAGTCATAACGTGATCCAGAGTAATGACGTTCTTCTCCCCTTCTATCACCACAAACTGCTCCCCGACGCTGACGATGGGTGGGATGCTGTCGACGGGCAGGATGGTGACAAGCACCCGGACTCCTTGGACCTTGTTGCCCCCGACGACCCATTCATCGGACATGTCGGAGATGGTGAGGTTGAAGGAGTCATGCTCTTTGAAGGAGCCAATCTCACCACTAGTGTGGGCATACATCACCACGCCGTTGATGATGTCCTGTTGGGTGAACCTCTCGGCGCGGGCACCGCTCACCAGGATCTCACCGAGCCTGGGGGGCTCTTCAACGATGAAGGTCAGCATGAGGTCGTCAGTGTCTTCGTCACGGCCCTGGATGACATTGCTGGTGATTTCAGTTGCTCCGTTCTCCAGGACATCGATGGATGCCCCTAGAAGACCAGAAGGGAGCATGATGGTGGGGGTCTTGTCATCAACTGGGTTAATGGAGATCTTGATGATGATAGGTACCTCATGGAAGCCGTCGCTGACGTCACACTTGATAACGTCACTGAGGCTTTCCTCCCCGCCATGGATGTAGGCAATATGGCCATTTTCGATGTCCTCCAGGACAAATGTCTCACTGTTCGACATATCGATCCCTAAATACTGCAACTGCCCATAGCGAGGAATCTGGGTCACAGTGAATAGAATATTTTCATATTCTGTGTCCTGGTCGGTGGCATCGAGCTCCTTCTTAGTGATGATGTACGTGCTTCTCTCCTGGCAAGTGAAACCAGTGTTGGTGATAAAGGGAGGTTTGTTGTCAACGGGCTGTAAGAAAATAGTGAATAGTCCATCTACTGTATTCCCAGCAGTATCCTCCACAATGAATGTGAACTGAAGGACTTTTGGAGTGATGCCCAGTTCCTGGTCTGGGGGCTTGTAGGCCACTTTGTGGTGGTTGACCTGCGCCTGCGTGAACTCACTGATCACAGAGTCGGGACTGTCAGTCAGAACAATGTCACCCAGGGGGGCCGGGTTGTTCTCGTCTGTGTCAGTGGGGGACTTGGTGACGGTATATTTCAGATCCCTGTCATCCGAGTCCAAATCTGTGTAACGCAAAAACGTCTTCTTGAAGTGAGTCAGCTCATACTCTTGCACTGTCATGTGAAGCGTGGTCCCTGGGTAGAGCTCTGGTGGGAGGTCATCCACCGGGTGGATTTTAATGGTGAAGGTATGCTCACCGGACTGGTTTGGTGGGTTATTGTCGTCTTGGACACGGAACACAAACTGATCCATCACAGTGGTGGTGCTGTGAGGCCCAATGTGGCGGTAGAAGAGCTTCCCATCTAGAATGTCCTGCTGGAAACATTCGGTCACCACCTGTTCAAACATCTCATCTGTCTCACTGAACTtccagagagaggggttagagggagGCTCCACTTGTCTGAGGATAAGCTCCCCTACAGTGGAGTATGGGGCCTCAAGGGTGAATTTAATGGTAGAATCCTCTGAGTCTATGTCTGTGGCGCTCAGAATGAAGGGGGAAATCTGCATGATTTCATTCTTGAAAAGCACCAGGCCGGTGTTTGCATTGATAATAGGGGGTTCATCGTCAGTGGGGGCTATAGTGATGGGGAACAAAAACTCGACCTCATTGCTGCCATCAGTCATTCTAAAAATGATGTTGTCGCTGTAGGTGTCGCTGCCGTCGTGCTGGTAAACCACGATGCCGGCATCTAAATCGGACGGTGTGAAGAATTTCCTGCGTGCGCCGAGCACCGTCAGCTCGCCGTGCTTCAAGCCGTCCACCACTGTGATTTTCACATTGTCCAGGTTATCTTCATCACTGATCTCTAAGTTGTGAGAGCTGGAGAGAGTTCTGGACTGGCCCTCAAACAAAAGCTGCCCTGTGTTCTTGGTTGCTACGGGAGCAAGAGTATTCATAGGCTTCACCACAATCATAAAGGCAAACGTATCAGAGACGGCGCCCTCTGTATCTATAATTTCAAACTCGAGCTGGAAAATCCTCTCTACTTCTGAATCCTCGGACGGAGGCTTATAGGCTATCTTCAAATCCTGAATGTCTCTCTGGTAGAACGAGGTGATGGGGAGGTTCTGATCATCTGTACTGATGATGTAGCCTTGCTGATGGTCCAGGGGGGACGTTATGTTAAATATTAAGTCATCTGGATCAGATTCAACATCCTCGGCAGCCAACATATCACTGGTGATAGCTGTCATCACAAACTGATCAATCTCCATCATCATCATAGCAACAAAACTAGGCTTAGGAGGGGTGTTCTCTGTACCCTCTCTGATTCTAACCATGATCTGGAAATGCTCCTGCATAATGGTGTTTCCCTCATTATCCTGCAGCTCTACCAACATGGGGATATAGTCTCTGTTAGGAGAGTTGGTGGTGGATGTGTGCTTGTAGCGAATGCCTTGCTTAAGAAACTCATCACAGTCCATCATCTGGCCATTAGTGGAATTATTTAAAAGGGTGCCATACCTGGGGAGACCGCCGGCGCCGACCAGCGTGGCGACCTTGCACTGAGTGACACCATCCTCAAAGGAAAAGTCCAGGCCCTTTTTGTCGATGGGGTTGCTGTTGCTGTTGAGCTTGTCCACAGCCAGGGGCATGTTCCTGGTGAGGACCTCCAGCTGCTGGAagaccacctccacctccagcaTGAAGGGGATGACCACCGTGTCCGTCTGGGAGTCGTAGCGTAGCTGCAGCTTCACCCTGTCTTTACTGGGGCTCCGGGAACCAAAATGAGTGTATTTCACCTCATCACCGCCAAACGCACAGGGGAACTTCTTAGGGCTAAGCATTCCGGGTTTTTGGGCCAGTGGGTCATTCTCCAGGACCGTGATGGAGCAGCGGTCTCCGGGCTGCACCTCAGTCACCAGGTCATTGACAGCGTCCAGGTACACAGACTTCCCGAAGGGAACACGGAGGCCATTGTTGGCCACAACGATGCTGTCAGCATGATGTCCTTGTCGTTGTCGGTAAAGGAAAGCCGAATTGAATTGGTGGGGCTCCGCATCCACAGAGGAAAAGCAAAAGACAAGAGTGAAAAGCACAAAGAGGCATCTCAACAAATGTGCCTGCCCTTTACAAAGTCCTGTCCTTTGCAGACAACCAGCCATGTCCACTGCCAGTTGCCCTGCAACTTTGTATAACTCAGCAGAAATAAATGTCCTTCAAATCAAATCTCTCCAGAGAAGAAAAAGATGAGAAAAAGTACACCCCACTCTGACAGTTGAAAAGTTGAAGCTTGggtctctggttctctctctctgctccctctttctctctctctgtccactcacactcacacaggaAAAGTGTAGTTGATCTTATGGTGCAGGTAATACTGAAGCAGGAGACAGTGACAGCGTCCCCAGACTCCTCCCACTGACAACACGGAGAGAATGCCTCCCACCCCCAACAGCTAATTTAAGAAAACACATTGGACAGCCCCTCCAGTACCCTTGcc
Coding sequences within:
- the LOC135507558 gene encoding FRAS1-related extracellular matrix protein 2-like, with the translated sequence MAGCLQRTGLCKGQAHLLRCLFVLFTLVFCFSSVDAEPHQFNSAFLYRQRQGHHADSIVVANNGLRVPFGKSVYLDAVNDLVTEVQPGDRCSITVLENDPLAQKPGMLSPKKFPCAFGGDEVKYTHFGSRSPSKDRVKLQLRYDSQTDTVVIPFMLEVEVVFQQLEVLTRNMPLAVDKLNSNSNPIDKKGLDFSFEDGVTQCKVATLVGAGGLPRYGTLLNNSTNGQMMDCDEFLKQGIRYKHTSTTNSPNRDYIPMLVELQDNEGNTIMQEHFQIMVRIREGTENTPPKPSFVAMMMMEIDQFVMTAITSDMLAAEDVESDPDDLIFNITSPLDHQQGYIISTDDQNLPITSFYQRDIQDLKIAYKPPSEDSEVERIFQLEFEIIDTEGAVSDTFAFMIVVKPMNTLAPVATKNTGQLLFEGQSRTLSSSHNLEISDEDNLDNVKITVVDGLKHGELTVLGARRKFFTPSDLDAGIVVYQHDGSDTYSDNIIFRMTDGSNEVEFLFPITIAPTDDEPPIINANTGLVLFKNEIMQISPFILSATDIDSEDSTIKFTLEAPYSTVGELILRQVEPPSNPSLWKFSETDEMFEQVVTECFQQDILDGKLFYRHIGPHSTTTVMDQFVFRVQDDNNPPNQSGEHTFTIKIHPVDDLPPELYPGTTLHMTVQEYELTHFKKTFLRYTDLDSDDRDLKYTVTKSPTDTDENNPAPLGDIVLTDSPDSVISEFTQAQVNHHKVAYKPPDQELGITPKVLQFTFIVEDTAGNTVDGLFTIFLQPVDNKPPFITNTGFTCQERSTYIITKKELDATDQDTEYENILFTVTQIPRYGQLQYLGIDMSNSETFVLEDIENGHIAYIHGGEESLSDVIKCDVSDGFHEVPIIIKISINPVDDKTPTIMLPSGLLGASIDVLENGATEITSNVIQGRDEDTDDLMLTFIVEEPPRLGEILVSGARAERFTQQDIINGVVMYAHTSGEIGSFKEHDSFNLTISDMSDEWVVGGNKVQGVRVLVTILPVDSIPPIVSVGEQFVVIEGEKNVITLDHVMTEDMDTDNNDILCTVIVQSTSGYVENISPAPGSEKSRAGTAITAFSFKDVFLGHIYYVQSIHKGVEPVEDRFTFRCSDGINFSDRHFFPIVIIPANDEKPEIFIREFVVMEGMSLVIDTPILNAADADIPGDELEFEIIKNPKHGKIVQQLTTGTVPVVRFSLEQINEASNIIYEHDDSETKEDSFEVRLTDGKHTVEKKILIMVIPVDDETPRMAINDGLEVEIGETKIINNRVLKATDLDSEDKELIYVVRYGPSQGYLQRITKFGHVVGNITLDMNFTQDEVDKNLIQYVHTGQEGVRDLLKFDVTDGINPLIDRYFYINIGSIDMVFPDVINKGVTLKEGGKVTLTTDLLSTTDINSPDEFLSFSITRAPSRGHLECTDLPGVPISTFTQLQLAGNKIYYIHTSDDEMKMDSFEFEVTDGYNPVFRTFRVSITDVDNKKPVLSVHKLLLGEGENKLITPFELTVEDRDTPDNLLRFVVTQVPVHGQLLFNGTQPINTFTKQDLNENLITYKHDGTESNEDSFSFTVTDGTHNDFYVFPDTVYETRKPQMMTIHISTIDNGVPQIVVNKAAPSLRVLHSGHLGFLITSKALKSEDRDSPHKVLKYSVAEAPQHGFIMNTALGNDSIKAFTQADIDEMKICYVLLDGSNATSDIFYFTVEDKGGNKLKPQPFRLNWSWISLEKEYYLVDEDAKFLEVTLRRRGYLGETSFVSITTKDGTAEKDKDFRGKAQKQVQFNPGQTVATWRVKIFTDQEFETSETFEIQLSEPVMAVLEYPDTATVEIVDPGDESTVFIPQAEYKIEEDIGELLVPVRRSGDLSQELMVVCYTQQASATGTIPSTVLSYSDYITRPEDHTSVLRFDKDQREKPCRIIIIDDSLYEEEESFNVTLSMPMGGQVGATFPSAKVTILADSDDEPSLYFGELDYIVDESSGYVEVRVWRTGTDLSKTATVTVRSRKSDPVSAEAGLDYVGISRNLDFAPGVTMQTFRVTILDDLGQPELEGPETFDLVLRMPMNAVLGEPSKTIITINDTVTDLPKVQFKDAAYKVDEADGEMKAVVYRSGDISHRSTVRCYTRQGSAQVMMDYDERPNTDGSLITFFPGESEKECVVNLVDDNLYEEDEEFRLVLGTPKSKSPFGASTGEQSEAVVTITDEKDKPIIRFSEIKYSVREPQFQGETAVVKIPILRLGDTSKVSLVRVHTKDGSATSGEDYNPLSEDVEFKEGETEHFVEVQILYDGQREMREAFVVHMKPDEYMVAEMQMTKAIVYIEEMDSVADVTFPAVPTVVSLLMYDDTARARDNPHPSTGYPIVCVTACNPKYHDFDKTGSICTAESINDTLTQYRWLVSAPSGSDGVTSPLREVDTNTFFTNTKSITLDSIYFQAGSRVQCAARAFNTNGDAGLELSSPIMVVSREEGLCQPRISGTVGAEPFSAKIRYTGPDDPDFPNLIKLTVNMPHMDGMLPVISTRPLSNFELTLSPDGTRVGNHRCSNLLDFNEIQTGHGFITDATKNPEIIGETSPYQYSADMRSTNSLRFYRNLNLEACLWEFNSYYDMSELLTTCGGSIGTDGQVLNLVQSYVTLRVPLYVSYVFHSPVAVGGWQHFDLQSELKLTFVYDTAILWQDGIGSPPEAELQGSMYPTSMRINEEGRLVVNFKTEARFRGQFVMSHPGTTLSSMVMCADLSGLTFTLALIRTEPTYNQPMQQWSFVSDFAVRDYSGTYTVKMIPCSASPNGEFSIPPVCHPREPLTFHMDIRFQQVSDPVAAEFSLNTQMFLLSKRELWLSDGSMGFGESTDTAFSEGSSIYGRVMVDPVQNLGDSFSCSIEKVFLCTGADGYVPKYNPTNKEYGCLADAPSLLYRFKILDKAQPETQATAFGDVLFGATLALDTPGGLPLVRQPGSDGFALSSSPLFQVAAGREWFIHTIYTVRSRDNANRGIGKRSLEYHHSLSSVADPQPDLHTSSRGRHRRAAHAPDLAQDIGTDNNRGTNIQHIALDRTDRLVVSQRQPWGGRDRAGSDRNSPFLERPLLESSGREPVDTSTLPTLVGLAGLILLICLVAMVVILLVRRKRKNQKKSQFPPYSTSSCSAYSGGSGNSREGMMGTGGSSLDSSEV